In one Diceros bicornis minor isolate mBicDic1 chromosome 2, mDicBic1.mat.cur, whole genome shotgun sequence genomic region, the following are encoded:
- the LOC131416089 gene encoding uncharacterized protein LOC131416089, protein MKGRQLINKQTNSLCGLDDKLISSLDDGLGNGILYCIGEAGFRHLEMLEWGVQETVGYAGLSSGAISGSEQCRGGRAVVILKWYAQRSRDGGVSQHGCWRRWLQCCRGKRTPPHLFPSILDKGMMTKAPEVSRSESLELFCVTNLRVNFSKLHTLGDRPLRGLKGYPFCYYALCEIVAQGSCLCHDHASECRPAPRTPANVEGMVSTTGGASCCWWGGQAEGLGKTLLALLSARCMAIASATTTQLVPTVSTARTCTRITHGMLQSLGTPMPAGGGAVPYSAWPYLPWVSPLHIHLPCSASECKCHGHACSCHFDMVLHLASSNVSGGVCDACQHNTAGHHYELYQLFSH, encoded by the coding sequence ATGAAAGGAAGACAGTTGATAAATAAGCAAACTAATAGCTTATGTGGTTTGGATGATaagctgatttctagtttggaTGATGGATTGGGGAATGGAATCCTTTACTGCATTGGGGAAGCAGGTTTCAGACATCTAGAGATGCTAGAATGGGGTGTACAGGAGACAGTGGGATATGCAGGTCTCAGCTCAGGAGCAATATCAGGGTCGGAGCAGTGCAGAGGTGGAAGAGCTGTGGTCATCCTAAAATGGTATGCCCAGAGGAGCAGAGATGGAGGAGTCTCACAGCATGGGTGCTGGAGGAGGTGGCTGCAATGCTGCAGAGGGAAGAGAACCCCCCCCCATCTTTTCCCCTCCATCCTAGACAAAGGGATGATGACCAAGGCACCTGAGGTCTCACGATCTGAATCTCTGGAGCTCTTTTGTGTGACTAACCTCCGTGTGAACTTCTCCAAACTGCACACACTGGGTGACAGGCCCCTGCGGGGCCTCAAGGGATACCCCTTCTGCTACTATGCCCTCTGTGAGATTGTGGCCCAAGGCAGCTGCCTGTGCCATGACCATGCCTCTGAGTGCAGGCCTGCACCCAGGACCCCAGCTAATGTGGAAGGCATGGTAAGCACCACGGGAGGGGCATCCTGTTGCTGGTGGGGTGGACAAGCTGAGGGACTAGGGAAGACTCTTCTTGCCCTCCTCTCTGCCAGGTGCATGGCTATTGCATCTGCCACCaccacacagctggtacccactGTAAGCACTGCCAGAACCTGCACCAGGATCACCCATGGCATGCTGCAGAGCCTGGGCACCCCCATGCCTGCTGGGGGAGGTGCCGTGCCCTACTCTGCCTGGCCATACTTGCCATGGGTCAGCCCACTCCATATCCACCTTCCTTGTTCTGCCTCAGAATGCAAGTGCCATGGGCATGCCTGCAGTTGTCATTTTGACATGGTCCTGCACCTGGCATCTAGCAATGTAAGTGGAGGCGTGTGTGACGCATGTCAGCACAACACAGCTGGGCACCACTATGAGCTCTACCAGCTCTTCTCCCATTGA
- the CCDC71 gene encoding coiled-coil domain-containing protein 71 isoform X2 yields MSVVVQHVEEKAVHSWSRISTAGKKALEEALLVFNPMSQDLSATEAQLVAFLQGLRDDGFQPTVLRSGDVYGYSSCTANPPSQTKLQARAPTPAATSPPASAPRTATRLPAGRATLLPMPLSGRLAKASTPALAKHATTNLLLSSLKQSSASHAQGAAVGFPAHLYPGVYPAMRLSVVLEALVPLKTPMPCLGAKHKAQSLQLSLVDSPLKLRKGPGKGPGNSRPKAPRKATSKGPKCLTRKGPRAGPRQGTGPQNKTYKATGSLGNLRMKGGSTLGTKTAQAKAARTVAKAARVQAKVARTQAKTAKARAKAKTAQIKAKAKAAQIRAKAKVSRIKAKAKTAQARAKAKAVWAKAKVVRTQPRGRGRPKGSVQARTARRGQKGHPETGGQKRKRAEEAKDLPPWKRTRLGPRSPKAWLGPGTAKLLKFRVIKVDRRSSDDEVRQRAQRILRVNLSPVIRLQPLLPYSVP; encoded by the coding sequence CTCCTGGTCGAGGATCTCCACAGCAGGGAAAAAggccctggaggaggcgctgcttgtCTTTAACCCCATGAGCCAGGATCTCAGTGCCACAGAGGCCCAGCTTGTGGCCTTCCTGCAGGGCCTGCGAGATGATGGCTTCCAACCTACCGTCCTGCGCAGTGGTGATGTCTATGGCTATAGTTCGTGTACAGCCAACCCCCCAAGCCAGACAAAGCTACAAGCTCGTGCCCCAACCCCAGCTGCCACATCACCCCCAGCCAGTGCTCCCCGAACTGCCACGCGGCTGCCTGCAGGCCGGGCCACGCTGCTCCCCATGCCACTGTCTGGCAGGCTGGCCAAAGCATCCACACCAGCCCTTGCCAAGCATGCTACCACCAACCTGCTGCTGAGCTCCCTGAAGCAGTCAAGTGCCAGCCATGCCCAGGGTGCAGCAGTCGGTTTCCCTGCCCACCTCTATCCAGGTGTCTACCCTGCCATGCGGCTCTCCGTCGTCCTTGAGGCCCTGGTTCCACTCAAAACTCCCATGCCCTGCTTGGGTGCCAAGCACAAGGCACAGTCACTGCAGCTCTCGCTTGTAGACTCTCCACTGAAGCTGCGGAAAGGTCCAGGGAAGGGGCCGGGGAACTCCCGGCCCAAAGCTCCCAGAAAGGCCACAAGCAAGGGCCCCAAGTGTCTGACACGCAAaggccccagggctggaccccggCAAGGCACTGGGCCCCAGAACAAGACCTACAAAGCCACTGGGTCCCTCGGTAATCTGCGAATGAAAGGTGGCTCTACTCTGGGCACCAAAACAGCCCAGGCCAAGGCAGCTCGAACAGTAGCCAAAGCTGCTCGTGTCCAGGCCAAGGTGGCTCGAACACAGGCCAAGACTGCCAAGGCCAGAGCAAAAGCCAAGACAGCACAGATCAAGGCCAAAGCCAAGGCAGCACAGATCAGGGCCAAGGCTAAGGTGTCACGGATCAAGGCCAAAGCCAAGACAGCGCAGGCCAGGGCCAAAGCCAAGGCTGTGTGGGCCAAGGCCAAGGTGGTTCGGACCCAgcccaggggcaggggcaggccaAAAGGGTCTGTCCAGGCCAGGACTGCAAGGAGGGGCCAGAAAGGCCACCCTGAGACTGGgggacagaagaggaaaagggctGAGGAGGCAAAGGATCTTCCTCCCTGGAAGAGAACAAGGCTTGGGCCCCGATCCCCTAAGGCATGGTTAGGGCCTGGAACAGCAAAGCTGCTGAAATTCCGGGTCATCAAGGTGGACAGGCGGTCCTCGGACGATGAGGTGCGGCAGCGGGCTCAGCGGATCCTCCGTGTGAACCTATCCCCTGTAATTCGGCTCCAGCCATTGCTGCCGTACTCGGTACCCTGA